In one window of Pagrus major chromosome 12, Pma_NU_1.0 DNA:
- the LOC141006446 gene encoding uncharacterized protein, producing the protein MQGKNETEQGNNMHAPQVNTNKEEAEQAWRANPKKLSGLSRGSSLRRAGSIKDLITKFSGPDHISSSKSPQSPSSGAGRVTLESPKSKSSPSSPSSVGQYESPVPSITVTPSFMDTSQNEADSTQTDTKTSQITARIDCPVGGSAEKTDQKQTPDSGRDSVADSGMGSESEFDSNKHSEEEPTTPRIVLTSQNPKYQLLLNNEMKTNGVSGRDADGPGGGGSVGENGPRLPRWETSKLGMNNYRGSLESLASRDWDTMSDRLGVVDSPPRVFNSPYATNTSLEYNPMLRMSEFKGGLSPATSEMNLYSYNSRSTSPVGIPTPTLAPNRPRFSAYDSLLKRRTEVNNPVMPTHYSMRSNTIGAPNKKNYVEELTKQLDEFRKRNQFLEAESVEMEKERNQIRFEMRSLLVNNEDLLRTNTQLTNEMKRMREQMIEMEREIQSAGEKYRAMEIEVKEARAVMVEANTQEYAFNFLEQSLKNKIQDAEENLEKQTQHAQTLSEKLWMTERQLEELEVNKETRDKKTSELNSTILRLETELGEALQVSTQATAALHLQQKLREDSQLRVEELEESLLEKEQELLILQTLVNKLQGEVSGKLSDKEQTLEEEIQLRERIQLQCKQAERMVDDLHMELQSTNQAKEDLAKQVKQAQEKMIDLESDLEELHDSEQRWATKHKRAIEQTEQLQLKLIQEKDLNDMLESEKASMERQLRELRLEVEELHSSKVQEDVISRTENRVKELENALRTEERNKSVLSNSVNKLERRINELTDQMEEEHRIANEQKDLMTQRIRSLKRQVNEAEEEASRKEAQYRSTQRELAEERETSGRLQRQLLDQHLQTKRKETLSIRQTLDNLRLDLSVDDEDEDQLPQEQTNNVTKV; encoded by the exons ATGCAGGGAAAGAACGAGACCGAACAAGGAAACAACATG CACGCGCCACAGGTCAACACCAACAAAGAAGAGGCAGAGCAGGCCTGGAGAGCCAATCCAAAGAAACTATCAGGCCTGTCCCGCGGTTCAAGCCTGCGCCGAGCCGGCAGCATCAAAGACCTGATCACTAAATTCTCTGGTCCAGATCACATCTCTTCTTCCAAATCCCCACAGAGCCCTTCTTCGGGAGCAGGACGAGTCACTCTCGAGTCTCCAAAGTCCAAGTCCAGTCCTTCCTCACCGAGCAGTGTAGGACAATATGAGAGTCCAGTTCCCAGTATCACTGTGACCCCATCTTTCATGGACACCAGTCAGAACGAGGCTGAttcaacacagacagacaccaaAACTAGTCAGATTACCGCAAGAATCGATTGTCCAGTAGGAGGCAGCGCAGAGAAGACTGACCAAAAGCAAACCCCAGACTCCGGCAGAGACTCAGTGGCTGATTCCGGCATGGGATCG GAGTCTGAGTTTGATTCAAACAAGCATTCAGAGGAAGAGCCCACCACACCCCGGATCGTGCTGACCAGCCAGAACCCGAAATATCAGCTGCTCCTAAACAACGAGATGAAGACCAACGGGGTGAGCGGCAGGGATGCAGATGGTCCGGGAGGCGGCGGGTCGGTGGGGGAGAACGGCCCAAGGCTGCCCCGATGGGAGACCAGCAAGCTGGGGATGAACAACTACCGAGGGTCCCTGGAGTCCCTGGCCTCGCGGGACTGGGACACTATGTCAGACAGG ctgGGTGTTGTTGACAGTCCTCCCAGGGTGTTCAACAGTCCGTACGCCACGAACACCTCCTTGGAGTACAACCCCATGCTCCGAATGTCTGAGTTCAAG GGTGGACTGTCTCCTGCCACCTCAGAGATGAACCTGTACAGCTACAACAGTCGCAGCACCAGTCCAGTGGGCATTCCCACGCCCACCCTCGCCCCCAACCGCCCCCGATTCTCCGCCTACGACTCTCTGCTGAAGAGGAGGACCGAGGTTAACAACCCT GTGATGCCCACCCACTACAGCATGCGCTCTAACACTATTGGGGCCCCCAATAAGAAAAACTACGTAGAGGAGTTGACCAAACAGCTGGATGAATTCAGGAAG CGTAACCAGTTCCTGGAGGCAGAGAGCgtggagatggagaaggagaggaaccAGATCAG GTTCGAGATGCGCAGCCTACTGGTGAACAACGAGGACCTGCTGAGGACCAACACTCAGCTGACCAACgagatgaagaggatgagggAGCAGATgatagagatggagagagagatcCAATCCGCGGGCGAGAAATACAGAGCgatggag ATCGAGGTGAAAGAGGCCCGGGCCGTTATGGTGGAGGCCAACACTCAGGAGTACGCCTTCAATTTCCTCGAGCAGTCCCTCAAAAACAAGATCCAGGATGCTGAG gagAACCTGGAGAAGCAGACGCAGCACGCTCAGACTCTTTCTGAGAAGTTGTggatgacagagagacagctggaggagctggaggtgaATAAAGAAACCAGAGACAAGAAGACATCGGAACTCAACAGCACCATCctcagactggagacagag ctgGGTGAGGCCCTGCAGGTTTCCACCCAGGCTACAGCCGCGCTGCACCTGCAGCAGAAGCTGCGTGAGGACAGTCAGCTGagggtggaggagctggaggagtcTCTGctggagaaggagcaggagctgCTGATACTGCAGACCCTCGTCAACAAACTGCAGGGAGAG gtcTCTGGTAAGCTGAGTGATAAGGAGCAGACGCTGGAGGAGGAGAtccagctgagagagagaataCAGCTGCAGTGTAAGCAGGCGGAGAGGATGGTGGACGACCTGCACATGGAGCTGCAGAGCACCAACCAGGCCAAAGAAGATCTGGCTAAACAAGTCAAACAGGCTCAG gAGAAGATGATCGACCTGGAGAGTGATCTGGAGGAGCTGCACGACAGCGAGCAGAGATGGGCCACCAAACACAAGAGAGCCATCgaacag actgagcagctgcagctgaagctGATTCAGGAGAAAGATCTCAACGACATGCTGGAATCTGAAAAGGCCTCCATGGAGAGacag ctgcgTGAGCTGcgtctggaggtggaggagcttCACAGCTCCAAAGTTCAGGAGGACGTCATCTCCAGGACGGAGAACAGAGTCAAAGAGCTGGAGAACGCTCTGAGGACCGAGGAGAG gAACAAATCTGTTCTGTCAAACAGCGTCAACAAACTGGAGAGGAGGATCAACGAGCTGACCGACCAGATGGAGGAGGAGCACAGGATAGCTAATGAGCAGAAAGACCTG ATGACCCAGAGGATCCGCTCCCTGAAGCGCCAGGTGAacgaggcggaggaggaggcgagCAGGAAGGAGGCGCAGTACCGCAGCACCCAGAGAGAGCTGGCCGAGGAGAGGGAGACGAGCGGCCGGCTGCAGAGGCAGCTGCTCGACCAGCACCTGCAGACAAA ACGTAAGGAGACTCTGAGTATTCGTCAGACTCTGGACAACCTGAGGTTGGACCTGAGTGtcgatgatgaagatgaggatcaGCTGCCgcaagaacaaacaaacaacgtCACCAAAGTCTGA